The Malus domestica chromosome 17, GDT2T_hap1 genome contains the following window.
aaaataattaatttactaacacatagagtttaattatattttcattaagtataacttaatattttgtggtatccgcTTCTGTAAAcactttaaattgacgatcgaatatgttcattgtattcatatagggtcaaggagtgtatctgtaaaaaatcatcaaaatcggagttaaaagtaccgttaaatcgtgatttttcgtttataaccgtcgaaatattTTGTCTTGTTGCTTGATCTCTGCATGTTCGTTTTTTGCCATTCTTGGCGTatgagatcttgaagcatataaaaacatgtttgacggttggatcgttgaaattaatttcgtacaatgcgtttcccatcaaaacaattgatTTACTAACACAtagagtttaattatattttcattaagtataacttaatattttgtggtatccgcttgtgtaaatactttaaattgacgatcgaatatgttcattgtattcataaagggtcaaggagtgtatctataaaaattcatcaaaatcggagttaaatgtaccgctaaatcgtgatttttcgtttataaccgtcgaaatattttgtcatgttacttgatctctgcatgTTCGTTTTTTGCCATTCTTGGCGTatgagatcttgaagcatataaaaacatgtttgacggttggatcgttgaaattaatttcgtacaatgcgtttcccatcaaaacaattgatttactacacttagagtttaattatattttcattaagtataacttcatattttgtggtatccgcttgtgtaaatactttaaattgacgatcgaatatgttcattgtattcataaagggtcaaggagtgtatctgtaaaaattcatcaaaatcggagttaaatgtaccgctaaatcgtgatttttcgtttataaccgtcgaaatattTTGTCTTGTTGCTTGATCTCTGCATGTTCATTTTTTGCCATTCTTGGCATatgagatcttgaagcatataaaaacatgtttgacggttggatcgttgaaattaatttcgtacaatgcgtttcctatcaaaacaattggtttactaacacttaaagtttaattatattttcattaagtataacttaatattttgtggtatccacttgtgtaaatactttaaattgacgatcgaatatgttcattgtattcataaagGGTCAAGGaatgtatctgtaaaaaatcatcaaaatcggagttaaatgtaccgttaaatcgtgatttttcgtttataaccgtcgaaatattTTGTCCCCGTTACTTGATATTTGCATGTTCGTTTGTTGCCATTTTTGGCATACGCGATCTCGaatcatatacaaacaagtttgacggttggatcgttcaaaATATTTTCGTACAGTGCGTTTCCTTTCAAGTTCagtggtatatatatttactatgtagattttaatttatttattttgtagttataacacttaagagattgaatgatatatatgttaaaaaattattatggatttttgttagaaaaatatattattgtggggtttaagtaaaaaaaagaattgaacttGAATGGAGTAAAATCACATTTTCAgtaaaatttttaataattttttaaaaataaaaataacttgCGTGACGCTTTAATGTAATCGTCGCGCAAaaccactttgcgcgacgtcaaATTGTATACCTACGTCACGCAAACTTGATAATTTTGGCGGTGAATAATGAAAAATAGgtgaataatgaaaatttttggCGCTGAACCCGTTGACCTATTTCTTCCCTTTCGCTCTTTCTTTCCCGTATCTCCCCTACCCTTTCGCATAATCCTTCATCTTTCCCCTTTCCCGTATCTCCCTCTCGCTATATCTTTCCCTCATCTACTCTTCCCCTTTCGCATTATCTTCATCTTTCCCCGCATAATCCTTCATCCCAATTAGTTGCagcaaaagaaaatttcttAATTGTGGATCCGCAAATGCTTCATCTTTCCCCTTTCCCCTTTCCCGTATCTCCCTCTCGCTCTATCTTTCCCTCTCGCCCTCTCGCTCTATCTTCCCCGTCACTCTATCTCCCCTTTCCATAATCCTCATCTACTCTTCCCGTAGTCCTCATCTCCTCTATCTCTCATTTTCGCCTTGATCCCCAAATCTTGAACCCAGTACCGCAGCCACACGAATCTCGAAGCCGACGTGAATCAAGTCTCAAATTCAAGGTAAGGGTTTCTGATGCAAATGTTGGTCTGGTTACTGAATTTAGCTGATGCAAATCTCGAAGGCTTCAACATTCGAAGGCTTGACTGATTAATTTATGATTATGAGATGGGTTTTGTTTAGTCTCCAATAACTCTCAATATCTCTGATTTTATGAGATGGGTTTTACTGATtaatttatgcaaatgttggtTTGGTTGAAATAGCAATTGAGTCTCCAACATTCGAAGGCTTGACGTTCTTGTGTGGTGTTTTTCTCCCTCTGTGTGCAGACGGTTCCTGCTTGTCAAAATCTCCAAGGCTTGACGGTTCCTGCAGACGGTTCCGGCTTGACGTTCTTTGCTGCTCCGTATAAATTAGCTTGAGGGTGAGCCTATCACTGTCCCTCACCTAATTGTAAACAGCAGTTTCTCAGCAGCCTCACCTACTTGTGGGGTTtccttctttgaatggttttaATATGGTATTCCTGACGTTGCTGTTATGTAAttgccttttcttttcaaaatttccCTTAATATGATATATGTAAGAAAAGGAGGGCGAGGGTTTTGGTTTACAGTGAGGGATGAATGGGCACTATTCAGCTTTGAATTTACAGAAATGCCAAAAATTTAACTCTTGATATGTTTCGTGTGTTAAGGAACTAGTACATCAAACTGTAGAGCCAATAGGTAACTTACTATTGGGCTTTGCTTCTCATTAGACTTGGTCTCCAGTCTCAGCCAGAATATTCTCCAGTGAAGACTCAATTTTCAATACAACTCCAGTGGATGCCTTTACCAAACCAAAAATGAATAAACGTAAAATGAACCAATAGAAATACAATTCCATTATGATTTCTTGAAAAATGTGTAGAGTACCTTTTAAATTGTTGCTCGTCCTCAGGTCTTTGAGAAGTCTCTGCTATGCACTTTAACCCTTGATGAGGTACATATGTTCTTATAATTGATTTGTCTTTCTGTCTTTGTATCTAAACATGTgacaatattttttaatatcttTGTTCATTGAGCTTCTTTTCTTTAGTACCTAGATTTGTACCTCATCCGCGTAGATGGCttaagaagaagaatatcatgCGCTGTTGAAAGAGAGCATGGCTTGGAGTATTCATTAATCAGGGAAACCTTTcaggtttgtttttatttttcacttatataaaaacgtAATTCATTTTTGCGGCGAAGTTACAAGGAAAACTAGTTGGGATTAAACTTACCACAATTACTAAATTGCAATTAAATTGTATGTGTCTCTTGGTCTTCTAAATTAAGTGAGGTTTGGTCAGGGGTGGGTGGGGTGGGATTACAGGTGTTACATTGTTGTTTGCATATTCACTAGCTTGTTATTTTGTATATAAGCGTAACTCAGCTAAGTTTATTACGAAAGTTGCTTGACAAGTGCTAAATTGCTGATCGGGCATATGTCAAGTTTTGTTTAAACTGCTGAAATGGCATGCTGTTAAATGGAAGAATGAATAGAGAGTACTAGTGTATTTGGATATGTTTTCGGTGATTACTGCCTAGTTGGTTGTTAACATAATTTTGTTATTCTTCTGCCTGGAATCAGGTGGAAGGTTGCGTTATATGTTTGTTAAAATCATTGTGTCTCCTGTTGTCATCTCCGGGATGACTAGAGCACATGTAGTGAGCAGTCTTGCAATTTTTTCACACATGGTTTATTTGTTCAGTTTTCTTGCCTTTTTCTTCTAGTTTCAAATGCAAGAAAGGATTAGTTtctaatgttatatttttatggtTCAAAAAGTGTAGATGTCGCGGTTGATCACTCGTCGTAGGAGTGTGACCAATGCGCCTCCTGCATTATCACCATCTACTGCTCCGGCCGTGAGTGCTCCATTGATTGGGGAGCCTACACCTTTCATTGAGGCTACTGCTACGACATCCCAGGTGCCATTATCATCGACGTCATCAGTGTCCGTTCAGTTTCTCAATGCACGGCGGCCTCACCGGCGCCGCCGTGATTCAGAGTCTTCTATTCACAGTTCCTCGTCATCCAGAGTCGAGGATGGGGGCTCCCCTCcaggtagttttttttttctaattctcattatgttgtatttttttttcattttaaaattattatttttatgattgtGAAAATCTGTTGGATTGTGAAAATCTGTTACGGGTTGTGAATTACtgttattttacttttttaaggTTTTGGGAAATGATATATTGTTAGGGGAGGTTTTGCAGAATTTTTTGTAGAAATTTAAGCTTAGGGTTTTCACCATAGTTTTTTTGGGCAGCTAAAAAAAACACCAGGGGGCCTAATCGAATGCTGAAGGCGGCACAAATGGTACGTCTGTCCGCCTCCTTGATCAAGATTGCATATGACTCGCGACATCGTGGAGCGGCTACCTCACAGCAACATAGTATCGTCGTTACTAGCTGTGGTTatgttattaaaaattgttGTCCTATGCAATGGAAATCTTGGGCAGAAATTCCCGAGGAGACGAAGATACTGGTGCGAGACAAGTTGTCggttagtatattaatttttagccttttgtcatttttttttccaattatgTTTACAAATATTATAAGCCAAAGTGTACTAtcttaatattattaaatttcttactattattttgttgtttttcatatttgtagGTCAATTTTGATTTTAAGGACATATCCCCCGAGGTCATCACCTACTTAGATGAGACCTTTGCAAACCggtacaaaaattggaagagcGATCTTCATGCGCATTTTAAGATATGGGGTGATGTGGAGACTGCTCGCCTACAGGGTTGCCCATCCGAGTTGGCGGACCGGCGAGAGGATTGGGAGTGGCTTTGCAACCATTTTACGGACCCAAAATTTGTGGTATgtacataatattttaataataattcattaatgttttagttatttttttaagcattttaaaataattgctTTTAAATCGTCACACTAACATCTATATTATGTGTTTCACAGAAGAAATCTATTGCTGGCAAGATTGCTCGGGAGTCAAAGACACTTCTCCACCATTCCGGTTCGAAACCCTTTTCGTATAGGCTTGAGGCACGACGTGA
Protein-coding sequences here:
- the LOC114821751 gene encoding uncharacterized protein isoform X1, which encodes MVFEKSLLCTLTLDEYLDLYLIRVDGLRRRISCAVEREHGLEYSLIRETFQMSRLITRRRSVTNAPPALSPSTAPAVSAPLIGEPTPFIEATATTSQVPLSSTSSVSVQFLNARRPHRRRRDSESSIHSSSSSRVEDGGSPPAKKNTRGPNRMLKAAQMVRLSASLIKIAYDSRHRGAATSQQHSIVVTSCGYVIKNCCPMQWKSWAEIPEETKILVRDKLSVNFDFKDISPEVITYLDETFANRYKNWKSDLHAHFKIWGDVETARLQGCPSELADRREDWEWLCNHFTDPKFVKKSIAGKIARESKTLLHHSGSKPFSYRLEARREEGSKFPEIDVFNDVYVQPGDETSEQLYASMVEKRDVVLQEATSQLPPDTPIEDVTVSDDAGFEIMTEVLNQKFGRRHGKVVRGMGKARVRETGASSSRSTTGEVNALKEEVTTLKGQLVAQNEQMKVQNEQLRAENEQMKAQVRTHDDKMNMILQALAISGLQIQMPSPDLVPPSTSQPFHPTDT
- the LOC114821751 gene encoding uncharacterized protein isoform X2; protein product: MSRLITRRRSVTNAPPALSPSTAPAVSAPLIGEPTPFIEATATTSQVPLSSTSSVSVQFLNARRPHRRRRDSESSIHSSSSSRVEDGGSPPAKKNTRGPNRMLKAAQMVRLSASLIKIAYDSRHRGAATSQQHSIVVTSCGYVIKNCCPMQWKSWAEIPEETKILVRDKLSVNFDFKDISPEVITYLDETFANRYKNWKSDLHAHFKIWGDVETARLQGCPSELADRREDWEWLCNHFTDPKFVKKSIAGKIARESKTLLHHSGSKPFSYRLEARREEGSKFPEIDVFNDVYVQPGDETSEQLYASMVEKRDVVLQEATSQLPPDTPIEDVTVSDDAGFEIMTEVLNQKFGRRHGKVVRGMGKARVRETGASSSRSTTGEVNALKEEVTTLKGQLVAQNEQMKVQNEQLRAENEQMKAQVRTHDDKMNMILQALAISGLQIQMPSPDLVPPSTSQPFHPTDT